The following are encoded together in the Scytonema millei VB511283 genome:
- a CDS encoding helix-turn-helix domain-containing protein, which produces MAKASHTHIRDPKLPIASSQNLGWESIVVEEFQQPPGGIEHFALPEHAIAVCLATKPNRLHQIMGDRRYVGLYTKGDISITPAHLPSSYKSEGEDRYLHIQISPQFLQQVAKEAIEIDPARVEILPEFRVRNPQIEQISMMLRSALHQNDAWVNRLYIESLANLLTVHLLRDYATTQPRVALYEGGLGDRRLLQVAEYINAHLDREIKLADLAHLLGMSQFHFSRLFKQSLGTSPHQYLLQQRVERAKQLLKQTNLSVVEIALQSGFSSHSHLSQQFRQLTGMTPKAYRAG; this is translated from the coding sequence ATGGCGAAAGCATCACACACACATATACGCGATCCCAAATTACCGATCGCGTCGAGCCAAAATTTAGGTTGGGAATCGATTGTTGTTGAAGAATTTCAGCAACCCCCTGGAGGCATAGAACATTTCGCCTTGCCAGAACACGCGATCGCCGTATGTCTGGCGACGAAACCCAATCGCTTACATCAAATCATGGGCGATCGCCGTTACGTAGGACTCTATACTAAAGGCGATATTTCCATCACCCCCGCTCATCTCCCTTCTTCGTATAAATCAGAAGGCGAAGATCGCTACCTGCACATTCAGATTTCACCTCAATTCTTACAACAAGTAGCCAAAGAAGCGATCGAAATCGATCCAGCTCGCGTGGAAATTCTACCAGAATTTCGGGTACGCAACCCCCAAATTGAGCAGATATCAATGATGTTGCGATCGGCACTCCATCAAAACGATGCTTGGGTGAATCGCCTCTACATCGAATCTTTAGCCAATCTGCTAACAGTGCATTTACTCCGCGACTATGCTACAACTCAACCGCGTGTAGCACTTTATGAAGGAGGATTAGGCGATCGTAGATTACTGCAAGTTGCAGAATATATCAACGCTCATCTAGATCGAGAGATTAAACTAGCAGATTTAGCTCACCTTCTGGGAATGAGTCAGTTTCATTTCAGCCGCCTATTCAAACAATCCCTCGGCACTTCTCCCCATCAATACCTACTCCAGCAAAGAGTAGAACGAGCAAAACAGTTATTAAAACAAACAAACCTATCGGTAGTCGAAATCGCTCTACAATCCGGCTTCAGCAGCCACAGCCATCTCAGCCAACAATTTCGTCAACTCACAGGCATGACACCCAAAGCTTACCGAGCCGGATGA
- a CDS encoding AEC family transporter, whose protein sequence is MQLLILYAQLIGLVSLGFFASSRIPQLSPHTLGQFLFWIGVPISIIAFLRQADLSGAIWIAPICAWIAILLGAGLAWGWIRLCGNREQGAGSSEQGKRAEGAGEAGGEKRATTNYPLPTTNYQLPTQGSFLLAAMVGNTGYIGFPVALAVVGTQYFGWTLFYDLLGSTLGSYGLGVVLAARFGKGKSDRTSLIQAILVNPALWSMGFGLLFRQVPLPAVAESILSSLGWSVVALSLVLIGMRLQHLKSWRNLPKAAVSLTIKMLIVPLVVGSVLTLCGFTGAPQLAIVLQMAMPPAFATLVIAEAYDLDRDLAVTALALGSASLLLTLPLWLWLFGV, encoded by the coding sequence ATGCAGCTTTTGATACTATACGCTCAACTGATTGGCTTGGTTTCATTAGGATTTTTCGCCAGCAGCAGAATACCTCAGCTCTCTCCCCATACTTTAGGACAATTTCTGTTTTGGATTGGAGTCCCGATTAGTATTATTGCCTTCTTGCGCCAAGCTGACTTATCGGGTGCTATTTGGATCGCACCTATATGCGCTTGGATAGCTATTTTACTCGGAGCGGGTTTAGCTTGGGGGTGGATTCGATTATGCGGGAATAGGGAGCAGGGAGCAGGGAGCAGCGAGCAGGGGAAGAGAGCTGAGGGAGCTGGGGAAGCTGGGGGAGAGAAGAGAGCAACTACCAACTACCCATTGCCAACTACCAACTACCAACTACCAACCCAAGGCAGTTTTCTTCTAGCAGCAATGGTAGGCAACACGGGTTATATAGGATTTCCCGTTGCTTTAGCGGTGGTGGGGACGCAGTATTTTGGCTGGACGCTGTTTTACGATCTTTTAGGATCGACTTTGGGATCTTATGGTTTAGGGGTAGTGTTAGCGGCGCGTTTTGGTAAGGGGAAAAGCGATCGCACTTCACTTATCCAAGCAATACTAGTTAATCCTGCTTTGTGGAGTATGGGGTTTGGCTTGTTATTTCGTCAAGTTCCCTTACCTGCTGTAGCAGAATCAATTTTATCGAGTTTGGGTTGGAGTGTAGTTGCTCTATCGTTAGTTCTTATCGGGATGCGCTTGCAACATCTCAAGTCTTGGCGCAATTTACCTAAAGCCGCAGTTAGTTTGACAATCAAAATGCTGATCGTTCCTTTAGTTGTGGGTAGCGTCTTGACTCTATGTGGTTTTACAGGCGCGCCTCAACTGGCGATCGTTTTACAAATGGCTATGCCTCCAGCGTTTGCTACTCTGGTAATTGCCGAAGCTTACGATCTCGATCGCGATTTGGCTGTGACGGCTTTAGCACTTGGTTCTGCAAGTCTGTTGTTGACTTTACCACTTTGGTTGTGGTTGTTTGGTGTTTAG
- a CDS encoding M15 family metallopeptidase gives MDNADLSRKRQKHSNSANRRSPDDIPEALRDATPSNSGTPSNRASSGKPIYLIGGLLAVGAIAVGAGLWYFTSIPSQNITQPIPTVSPSPTVSSPATPQTPVADNPSPANSDNLLGHLPYQEAPESELAPILPGSSMRLRQAAAQEFQAMVQAARASGVNLVPISGFRSTKDQQHIYFDIQAERGQSVTKRAEVSAPPGYSEHHTGYAVDIGDGNTPATNLNTNFEKTKAFKWLEANAARFHFEMSFPKNNSQGVNYEPWHWRFVGDRDSLETFYKAKNLSRKTP, from the coding sequence GTGGATAACGCTGACTTATCGAGAAAGCGACAAAAACATTCAAATTCTGCAAATCGTCGATCGCCCGATGATATTCCAGAGGCTTTGCGAGATGCAACCCCTTCTAATTCTGGCACTCCATCTAATCGTGCTTCTAGTGGGAAGCCGATTTATTTAATTGGTGGTTTGCTAGCTGTAGGTGCGATCGCAGTAGGAGCTGGTTTATGGTACTTCACCTCTATCCCATCACAAAACATCACTCAACCTATACCTACTGTTTCTCCTAGTCCGACTGTTTCTAGCCCTGCAACACCACAAACACCAGTAGCCGACAATCCTTCTCCCGCTAATTCAGACAACCTTTTAGGACATTTACCGTATCAAGAAGCACCCGAATCAGAACTCGCGCCAATTCTACCAGGAAGTTCCATGAGGTTACGTCAAGCCGCCGCTCAAGAGTTTCAAGCGATGGTACAAGCGGCTAGAGCTTCAGGAGTCAATTTAGTCCCGATTTCCGGTTTTCGTTCTACCAAAGATCAGCAGCATATCTATTTTGATATTCAGGCAGAACGGGGTCAATCTGTAACTAAACGTGCCGAAGTCAGCGCCCCTCCTGGCTACAGCGAACATCATACAGGTTACGCCGTAGATATTGGTGATGGCAATACACCAGCAACGAATTTAAATACTAATTTTGAGAAGACGAAAGCCTTTAAATGGTTAGAGGCAAATGCAGCGAGATTTCACTTTGAAATGTCTTTTCCCAAGAATAACTCGCAAGGGGTAAATTACGAACCTTGGCACTGGAGATTTGTTGGCGATCGCGATAGTTTAGAAACATTTTATAAAGCCAAAAATCTCAGTCGCAAGACACCTTAA
- a CDS encoding GNAT family N-acetyltransferase — translation MMHAVTYRPPEFGDQQQISACMWASADLWELTDGTSESVTEWKQICDPGELRDRILSSERMLVATWNGIVVGFIAFRRGNHLSLLFVRREFARQGIGRELLARNSNDLDTITVNSSDAAVGFYRKVGFIQSGDRFFKNGVWATPMKWTKIAVS, via the coding sequence ATGATGCACGCAGTTACCTATAGACCACCAGAATTTGGAGATCAACAACAAATTAGTGCTTGCATGTGGGCTTCTGCGGATTTATGGGAACTCACAGACGGAACATCAGAAAGTGTTACCGAATGGAAACAAATTTGTGACCCAGGAGAATTAAGAGACAGAATCTTGAGTAGCGAGAGAATGTTGGTTGCTACCTGGAATGGAATAGTTGTTGGTTTTATTGCATTTCGGAGAGGAAATCATCTATCGCTGTTGTTCGTCCGAAGAGAATTTGCTAGGCAAGGAATCGGTAGGGAGCTGCTTGCTCGTAACAGCAACGATCTTGATACAATCACTGTTAATTCATCTGATGCAGCAGTAGGCTTTTATCGGAAAGTCGGGTTTATCCAAAGTGGCGATCGCTTTTTCAAAAATGGGGTATGGGCAACACCCATGAAGTGGACTAAAATTGCAGTGAGTTGA